The stretch of DNA ATTCTTAATTGAGGAACGTCCAAGTAGTGAAATTGTTAAAATGTTGCGAGAGCAGCGCATTGAGCTGGGAATTATGCGAACGGCTAAACCGTTGTCCGGTTTTCAACAATTAGAATTGCCTACAGTGCCAATTGTGATGGTTGGGCGGCAATTGATTGCGTCAGAAAAACTGGCACATACGGGCATTCAGATTCTAAAGAACCAACCCCTGTTAGTGCATCGTTATCATGTCGACTTAATTACTAAACTCTGTCATCAAGCTGGCTTCGAACCGATTTTTCTGGCGCAAGTCGACAATTCATTAACCTTATTACGGCTTGCAAATCAAGGCATCGGTGTTGCACTGATTCCACAGGATTGGTTAGATCTGGTACGAATGAGTCATTTACAGGCGCAAACCCTTGCCATTCCAGAATTGACCAGACCCACAACGGTTATTTGGCAAACGTCACGATTATCATTAGTTGGGCGGCGCTTTGTCGAGTTAATCGACTCGCAGCGAATAAAAATCAATTCGAACATACGTTTGCCATGAACGTAAACTAGCGTATAATAGATAGTAACAATTAGTTAAAGGGAAGGTGTAGAGGAATGGATCTGACAACTTTACAACATGTCGTGACGATGACCAATAAAATTGCGTTAAGTACGGCTCTGGACAATCAGGCGGACGTCAAAATTGTTAATTTCGTCTGGTATCCAGCACAGCCAGCGACGCTATATTTTTCATCGGTCAAGGATAGTGCGGCTTTGACTACTTATGCGCAAAATCCAGATGTGGCGTTTATTTCGGTGCCAAATGATACCGCTGTAGGAAATCCATATATCCGGGCACAACACGTGAAATTAGAACGTTCTGAAAAGACGATGGCAGAGCTATTGCCACGGTATTTAGAAACGGTGCCTAATTATCAAAAAGTTTGGGATCTTATTGGTCCAAAACTGGTGGTCTTTGAACTTAAACTCAAAGACTTGTACGTTGATCCGGGCCTGGGTCAAAATAAAGGAACCATGCATTTTTAAAATAAGCTTTAACAAACGAATTGGCTAAAAAGCACAATCGGTACCAGCGGGTTAAAACCGTTGGTATCGATTGTGCTTTTTTTAGTTGATATAGGCGGTGCGGTAGTTCATGGCACCACTGAACTTATTGATAACGACACCTTTTAAGTGTGGCTTGATGAGAACATTTGAGCCACCTTCATATAATGGCGTCACCGCTTGATCCTGCATGGCTGTTTTGGCAGCTTGAACAAGATCTTGGTAACGCGCTGGTGCGTTTAAGGCGTCTTTTCCGTCGGCATCAGTCATTGCTTGATCATAGGCTGAATTGTGATAGTGTCCCATATTGGAATTACTTTTTGACGTTAAAATCGTTAGGGCTTGCGACGGATCAGCGAAATCCATACTCCAACTCGTCAAATTCAACTGAAAATCACCTTGCGAAACTTTTGTGAGCATCGCATTGAAAGGCATTGCACGGACAGTTACTTTGAGACCTTTCAAATGACTGGTCAGTTGGCCTTGAATAAATTCAGCGGCCTGATGGGTGGTGTCATCGTCACCGCAAGTAATCGTTAATGAAAGCTGCTTTTGATGTAGCTGTTGTTTAGCCGTTTTGAATCGCTTAGTTGCCTGAGTTAAATCGAGTGTGGCGGTATCTTTAACCGTGGCATCGCTGACAAAATCATGTCCAGTTTGCGGGTTCTTTAACATATTCGTCACGGCAAATGTTTTGGCAGGGACTGAGCCATTTTCTAAAACCGTTTTGGTCAATTGCTGCCGGTTAATTGCCAGTGAAATAGCTGCTCGTAAGTTTTGATTAGCCGCAGTTTTATCTTTTTGATTGTACTGGATAAACCCAATTTGGCCTGCTGAAAGTGTTTTGAGGTCAGCGTTATGTTTATTTTGAACATTTTGTTCGCCAGTTAATGTGACCATGTCCAACTTATTAGCTTGATAAAGGTTGTAGGCCGTTGTGCTGGATTTAACGACCTGATAAGAGATATGGTTCAATTTAACGGCCTTTTTATCTTGATAGTGTGGATTCTTGGTTAATGTCCAGTGATCATTAGTCCCCGTCCAGCCACTAAGCGTGAAGGCACCATTATAAACAGTTTTACCGGCAGTGGTACCATAGTTCTGTCCATATTTCTGAACAGCATGTTGATTAATTGGGTAAAAAGTTACGCCAGCTAAGACTTGTTTGAAGTAGGCGGCCGGTTTACTCAAGGTAATCTTTAACTGATAGTTGTTGGTTGCTTTGGCACCTAAAGTATTGGGCGCCAGCTTGCCAGCAGCAATCGCATCGGCATTTTTGATGTTCGTGAAGAGGTAGGTGAACTCCGACTTAGTTTTCGGATTCAAGGCCCGTTCCCAAGAGTAAACAAAATCCTGCGCCGTTACTGGATCGCCATTACTCCAATGTCCGTTATGCCGCAAATCAATGGTATAAGTTTTACCATCTTTGGAAACAGTCGTTTTGGTTGCCAAAGCGTTTACGGGCTGACTATTCTGATTTAAACGGTAGAGCCCTTCATCTACTTCGCTCAGAACTGAGTTGGAAACACTGTCAGTGATTTTTGACGCATCAAGACTGGTTAGGGTTGTTTTTTCATATAGATTAATGCTTTGACTGGTAGGATGAGTAGCCGGTTGTGCATTAGCATGGACGGTAAAGGCAATTCCGCCGATTAAAATGAGACTGCCGCCGAGTAGTAAAGATTTTTTGTGATTCAAAAAGCTCATGATCAATTCCTCCAAAATTAGTAATGTACTTGGTTAGAAAAATCATTGAGCGTTGCCATCGTAACTGGATCATCATGATTCACCCCGTTTTAAAGTCAAAAAAAACGTCCTTATATTACAGCCAATGCTGCGATAAGGACGGTCTATAACCGCGGTGCCACCTTAATTGAGCCCACTCAAGTCGTTTTGACTTAATATGCGCTCCAACTCCATAGAGAACAACCATTCTCCTGACAACTGACGTATGTCGCACGTCTTTTCGTACTTTCGAAATTTCGGAAAAGCCCTCGGTGGTCCATTTAATTATCTGCGTTCGGCCATACTCTCAGCAACGATGACTCTCTGTGCGGGCACGATAATCTTGATCTCCACCTCATTGGTTTATAAGGACGATATTTAAGTTGAATTCAGTGTACAGCGGGGTGTTTTAGTTTGTCAACCCATTCATTTAAATCAGTTTTCTGAACAACCAAATAATTACTGATTGTTTCACGTGAAACATCAATGGCTTTCTTATTGTACATGCCAAGCTAAAAATGGCGATCGCCAGTAGTTTGATGGTTGAACTCCGGTATAATGGACTGGAGTTTAAAATTGGAGGAAACGGTATGGGTAATTCATGGCATGGTCCGCATAGTCGTGATATTTTGAAAGCAATTGCGACTGACGCTGAATCGGGTGAGCGACAGGCGGTATATTTTGATCAGGTTCGCCAGCAACTGATGATTGAGCCACTGGCAAAATTTCAACAGCGGACTTTAACAAATCATCGGCCAAAAATCCAGTTAACGACGGCAGAAAAATTGGCGCTTTATCGGCGCCGCTTTACTGGAAGACAAGATGTCTATGCAAAACGCTATTTTAATAAGCAAGCTCAACGCGATGTTTATAGCCCCGTTACTAGTTTTATCAACGGCCGCCCTAATAAAGACGATCCGCAACCACTGACGGATGCGGTTATTAAAGCTCATTTGAAGGGCCAGATTTTCATTGGCATTTACCCACTATTGAAAAATGAAACAACTAATTTTTTAGTCATTGATGTTGACAAGCATAATTGGCAAGAAATCATGACATCGTTAGTGCAGGTCTGCAAACAACTAAAACTACCAACGGCAGTTGAAAAATCTCAATCTGGCCATGGGGGTCATCTGTGGTTCTTTTTTGAACAGGCCATCACTGCAACCGTGGCACGACGATTAGGACAAGCAGTTTTAAAACGAGCCATGGCTATTAATCCGGATATTTCATTTAAAGCGTTTGACCGACTATTTCCAAATCAAGATACGCTGCCGGCAGGTGGGTACGGTAATTTAATTGCTGCCCCACTACAATACGAGCGGATGCAACTTTGGACGGAGTTTATTTGTAAACGACCAATTCGAGCCATATGCGGATCAATGGCAGTTCTTGCAGGCAATTGGCACACTGACATTGGCACAAGTTCAAACCGTTATCAGCAAACTCGCTATGACTGACAACTTTCAATTGTTTGAATCGCCAGCACAACAGGATAGTAATTTGTTGGATGATGAACTACTAAGTCTCACTCAAAAAATAACCATTATTCGTCGGAACCAACTATATTTGCTTAAATCGCCGTTAACTACCGCTCAAATTAATGCCTTACGATGGGCGGCAACTTTTGCTAATCCGACGTTCAGCCAACGTCAAAAACAACGATTTAGTACTTGGAATACGCCAAGATATATTTCGTTGGCTGAACAAAATGAAAAATATTTAATTTTACCGTGAGGAATAGAATCGTTCTTAAAACAACGGCTTCCGAAGTTAGTCGTTCAAGACAAAACTGAGAGTGGTCGTCCACTACATGTCAATTTTAAAGGGAAGCTGCGTCCCGAACAACAACAGGCGCAACAAGCGTTACTAAAAAAGGCGATGGGCGTGTTAGCTGCTCGAACTGGATTTGGTAAAACGGTCGTGGCGGCTAGTCTGATTGCGCAAAGAAAGTGTAGTACTTTAGTAATCGTCAACAATCGGGCGTTAGCACAACAATGGCAAGCCCAGCTAGCTAAATTTTTAACGATTGCTGATGAGCCATTAGTCGAGTACACGAGAACTGGACGAAAAAGGAAGAAAAATGTTATTGGTTCATACTATGGTAATCAAAAGCGATTGAGCCAATTAGTGGATGTTGCGACCATTCAAACTTTGAGTCGACTTAAAAATGTGGCTGAGTTTACGCAAGCCTATGGCATGGTTATCGTGGATGAAGTTCACCATCTGGCTGCCGTGACTTTCGATGAGGTTGTTAAGCAGATTGCTGCCAAGTTTATTTATGTCCTTTCAGCAACACCTTACCGTCGTGATGGCTGGGATCCCATCATTTTCATGCGTGCTGGTCAAATTGTTTATAAAACGGCTAAAATTGATGAGCAACAAGTATTGACGACGAAACGGTCATTGATATTACGATTGACTAATTGGGGAATGCTAAATAGTGACCAGTTTAAAGACCAGACAATCCATGAAAATTATGAAGCTATTTTAGCGGACCGCGATCGTAACCAATTAATTGCTGCAGATATTGTCGCTAACTTTAAAGCCGGTCGTCATCAATTGGTTCTGACGAGGCGGTTGGCACAAATTGAGTTATTAAGACAGTGTTTACCCAAAACTTTAGCAGCTAAAATATTTGAGTTGTCTGGGCATCAAAAAGCTACTCAAAATCGTGAAACTATTCAAAAAATTACTGACAGTACCGCGCCATATATCATTTTTGCGACAAGTAATTATGTTGGTGAGGGTGTTGATATCCAATCGATTGATACGTTGTTACTAGCGATGCCAGTTTCTTGGAAGGGGAACGTTGAGCAATACTTAGGACGTCTAAATCGAAATTTGGCTCATAAGACTGACTTGCGAGTTTATGACTATGTTGATTTGTTTGTACCTATGTTGGCGCGAATGTATCAGAAACGATTACGAACTTATCGAGAATTAGATTATCAACTAGTAGTGGATAATCCCCAACAAGTTGTCGCAATCTATCGTGGTCAGAACGGTTATCAACAGTTAGTGCAGGCAATTAAGGCTGCAAAGGGGCAGTCAATGATTGGCGTAGTGTCTTTAACACAACCAATTTTAAAATTTATACAGCAACTTAATCCGGCGACAATCACGGTGGTCATCACCGCTAACCTTCAAGCGGCCATGCCGTTGCGTTATCAGCAATTGGTAAAGACAGGTGTCAGAGTCCAAGTGGGGGCGACGGTTTTAAACACAATTATTATTGATGAACAAACCGTTTGGTATGATTACGAGGAATTGCTTGGAAAGGCACATCAAGGCTATGCTTTAAAGTTTGGGAGTGCGGCATTAGCAGCTCATTTCAAAAAATTGTTTGATCCAGAAGCAAAATTATTTTAATAAACGAAATCCAGCCGAGTGATTAGACTCAGCTGGACCTTATGAAATGTTAAAGACGGCTGTTATAAATTAAAAAGCTAATATAACAGTTGTCGCCATCGGGTAAATCATAACCCGTGTTTTGATTAGAACCATCGTTTTCATGTAAAACGACAAATTCACCAGAACCGTAATCTTGATCATTTAAATAAGTGACGAGGCGTTCGTCGCATTCGGCTAAAGTTTTACCTGTAACGACCCGGCGATTCCAGCCACGATGAATGGCACCATTTGGATTAATCAAATTCTCCCACTCCTCATTTTGAAGTCATCAATTGCATCATCTAGGATAATGTCACCTTGATGGACAGTGTTAGTTAATTCTAATAATAATGTTTTTAGAATTAACTGAATGTTATTACGACTTAATCATAGCAAAGTTTGACTAGGTTAATCAATGGCAAGACCTGCTATTTTAGTCCAGTTGAGTAGTTGACGGTAGCGGTTACAACTATTACACTAACAGTAACTTAAATAAACACTAGGGGTGTCCACGAATGGGCTGAGATGGCAATGAACTTGCTGATCCCTTTGAACCTGTGAGTCCAGACTTGCGTAGGGAAAGTGTCGATGCTAAGCAATTTGGCAACCACCGGTTCAATAAAAGTTGAATTGGTGGCTTTTTTTATGGAGGAGAGAAAATTGAATTTAGACTTATTAACGACCTTACGTGAACAAAACCCGATTGTTTTCAATATTGCTAATTTTGTGACAGTTCAAGATGTTGCCAACGGTTTGAATGCCATTGGGGCTTCTCCAATCATGTCGGCAGAACCGATCGAGGCGCCAGACATGGTCAAAATTGCGGGTGCAATCTGTCTTAATTTGGGGACTTTGACTCAGCGACAAGTCGAACAGATGAAGGTTGTGGGTCAATTGGCAAATCAGCAGCAAAAGCCAATCGTTCTAGATCCAGTGGCAGTTGGAGCCAGTACCTATCGCCATGATGTCGCTCAAAGGTTGCTTGAAACGTTTAAAGTTGCAGTAATTCGTGGCAATGCGGGGGAGATTGCCACGTTAGCTGGAATTGACTGGCAGGCTAAGGGGATTGATGCTGGGAGTGGGGACGGTGATTTGATTAAAATTGCCCAAACTTGTGCGCTGAAATACCATTGTGTCGTTGTCCTTTCTGGCCCGACCGATGTTGTAACCGATGGAAAACGAGTGATCCAAGTTCATAACGGGACACCGTTATTTCAATTGCACGTGGGTTCTGGTGATCTACTTTCTAGTTTAGTTGCGGCATTTACAGCAGTCAGTGGTGA from Lactiplantibacillus brownii encodes:
- the thiM gene encoding hydroxyethylthiazole kinase, encoding MNLDLLTTLREQNPIVFNIANFVTVQDVANGLNAIGASPIMSAEPIEAPDMVKIAGAICLNLGTLTQRQVEQMKVVGQLANQQQKPIVLDPVAVGASTYRHDVAQRLLETFKVAVIRGNAGEIATLAGIDWQAKGIDAGSGDGDLIKIAQTCALKYHCVVVLSGPTDVVTDGKRVIQVHNGTPLFQLHVGSGDLLSSLVAAFTAVSGDDYFEAAQTACLVLAVTGQLVVKQMTADRPGTFAFELLDKLHLITIEEVKRLASIS
- a CDS encoding peptide ABC transporter substrate-binding protein, which translates into the protein MSFLNHKKSLLLGGSLILIGGIAFTVHANAQPATHPTSQSINLYEKTTLTSLDASKITDSVSNSVLSEVDEGLYRLNQNSQPVNALATKTTVSKDGKTYTIDLRHNGHWSNGDPVTAQDFVYSWERALNPKTKSEFTYLFTNIKNADAIAAGKLAPNTLGAKATNNYQLKITLSKPAAYFKQVLAGVTFYPINQHAVQKYGQNYGTTAGKTVYNGAFTLSGWTGTNDHWTLTKNPHYQDKKAVKLNHISYQVVKSSTTAYNLYQANKLDMVTLTGEQNVQNKHNADLKTLSAGQIGFIQYNQKDKTAANQNLRAAISLAINRQQLTKTVLENGSVPAKTFAVTNMLKNPQTGHDFVSDATVKDTATLDLTQATKRFKTAKQQLHQKQLSLTITCGDDDTTHQAAEFIQGQLTSHLKGLKVTVRAMPFNAMLTKVSQGDFQLNLTSWSMDFADPSQALTILTSKSNSNMGHYHNSAYDQAMTDADGKDALNAPARYQDLVQAAKTAMQDQAVTPLYEGGSNVLIKPHLKGVVINKFSGAMNYRTAYIN
- a CDS encoding pyridoxamine 5'-phosphate oxidase, translated to MDLTTLQHVVTMTNKIALSTALDNQADVKIVNFVWYPAQPATLYFSSVKDSAALTTYAQNPDVAFISVPNDTAVGNPYIRAQHVKLERSEKTMAELLPRYLETVPNYQKVWDLIGPKLVVFELKLKDLYVDPGLGQNKGTMHF
- a CDS encoding LysR family transcriptional regulator, with protein sequence MDFKQLQYYLMIADLKNMTQAAAKLHVAQPYLSRQLKQLEQELGVTLLNRTTREMQLTSAGRVLQQRARELLALRQQSIHEITSVRDGQTGTVKIGVVASINNGIIPAWLAQYHRHYPGVQFLIEERPSSEIVKMLREQRIELGIMRTAKPLSGFQQLELPTVPIVMVGRQLIASEKLAHTGIQILKNQPLLVHRYHVDLITKLCHQAGFEPIFLAQVDNSLTLLRLANQGIGVALIPQDWLDLVRMSHLQAQTLAIPELTRPTTVIWQTSRLSLVGRRFVELIDSQRIKINSNIRLP
- a CDS encoding TOTE conflict system archaeo-eukaryotic primase domain-containing protein; translation: MGNSWHGPHSRDILKAIATDAESGERQAVYFDQVRQQLMIEPLAKFQQRTLTNHRPKIQLTTAEKLALYRRRFTGRQDVYAKRYFNKQAQRDVYSPVTSFINGRPNKDDPQPLTDAVIKAHLKGQIFIGIYPLLKNETTNFLVIDVDKHNWQEIMTSLVQVCKQLKLPTAVEKSQSGHGGHLWFFFEQAITATVARRLGQAVLKRAMAINPDISFKAFDRLFPNQDTLPAGGYGNLIAAPLQYERMQLWTEFICKRPIRAICGSMAVLAGNWHTDIGTSSNRYQQTRYD
- a CDS encoding DEAD/DEAH box helicase family protein, producing the protein MRPEQQQAQQALLKKAMGVLAARTGFGKTVVAASLIAQRKCSTLVIVNNRALAQQWQAQLAKFLTIADEPLVEYTRTGRKRKKNVIGSYYGNQKRLSQLVDVATIQTLSRLKNVAEFTQAYGMVIVDEVHHLAAVTFDEVVKQIAAKFIYVLSATPYRRDGWDPIIFMRAGQIVYKTAKIDEQQVLTTKRSLILRLTNWGMLNSDQFKDQTIHENYEAILADRDRNQLIAADIVANFKAGRHQLVLTRRLAQIELLRQCLPKTLAAKIFELSGHQKATQNRETIQKITDSTAPYIIFATSNYVGEGVDIQSIDTLLLAMPVSWKGNVEQYLGRLNRNLAHKTDLRVYDYVDLFVPMLARMYQKRLRTYRELDYQLVVDNPQQVVAIYRGQNGYQQLVQAIKAAKGQSMIGVVSLTQPILKFIQQLNPATITVVITANLQAAMPLRYQQLVKTGVRVQVGATVLNTIIIDEQTVWYDYEELLGKAHQGYALKFGSAALAAHFKKLFDPEAKLF